A portion of the Verrucomicrobiota bacterium genome contains these proteins:
- a CDS encoding DUF4261 domain-containing protein yields MKSGSQPKEPRALVAMLALDTPAIPSPDEFLVTFRDLSGLAVGRDTVEMKDDTVVFTLQGNTVAIALIKAPIPWADLEGPCATAWWWSDATERMKHHRGHIVVFVRGPSDSLEQHLLVTQLVASLILHTDAAGVYWGSGTLVHEPDSFVERARSASRDDIPVDLWVDFRLEQSEDRSYRLFTTGMKAFDHMEIEIPRSVRQPPDILGFATAIAAYVIAGDVRIADGDTVGRSEAEKVQATHAPSMWDANATVLRLDF; encoded by the coding sequence ATGAAGTCCGGATCTCAGCCCAAAGAGCCCCGGGCGCTGGTAGCGATGCTCGCGCTCGACACGCCCGCGATCCCATCTCCCGACGAGTTTCTCGTGACGTTCAGGGATCTTTCGGGTCTGGCGGTCGGTAGAGATACTGTCGAAATGAAGGACGACACCGTGGTCTTCACGCTTCAGGGCAACACGGTAGCAATTGCCCTTATCAAAGCACCGATCCCGTGGGCGGATCTTGAAGGTCCGTGCGCAACGGCGTGGTGGTGGTCTGATGCCACCGAAAGAATGAAGCACCATAGAGGCCACATCGTTGTCTTTGTGCGAGGACCAAGCGACTCCTTGGAGCAGCATCTGCTGGTCACACAGCTCGTGGCATCATTGATACTTCACACGGATGCGGCAGGTGTCTACTGGGGAAGCGGAACGCTCGTTCACGAACCGGACTCTTTCGTCGAGCGCGCAAGAAGCGCCTCGCGAGACGACATCCCTGTGGACCTGTGGGTAGACTTCCGCCTGGAGCAGAGCGAAGACCGATCGTATCGGCTCTTTACGACGGGCATGAAGGCTTTTGATCACATGGAGATCGAGATCCCGCGCAGTGTGAGGCAACCGCCCGATATTCTGGGTTTTGCCACGGCGATTGCCGCGTATGTCATTGCGGGCGATGTTCGGATAGCCGACGGCGACACCGTAGGAAGGTCTGAGGCCGAGAAGGTCCAGGCCACACACGCACCCTCCATGTGGGACGCTAACGCGACCGTGCTCCGCCTGGACTTCTGA